A single Streptomyces sannanensis DNA region contains:
- a CDS encoding helix-turn-helix domain-containing protein, translated as MTRQFLAGFVGMSPSWVKRVENGQLQAPGLEMILRIAEALRVRNLADLTGHPDTHVDLFAGPGHRRLAAVRAAINLYPFTGRLEAHPAVRGRRGGRRRGLTPRAPDPVAHEWSGRARHIR; from the coding sequence ATGACCCGCCAGTTCCTCGCCGGATTCGTCGGGATGTCCCCATCGTGGGTGAAGCGCGTCGAGAACGGCCAACTGCAAGCGCCAGGCCTCGAAATGATACTGCGCATCGCCGAGGCACTGAGGGTGAGGAACCTCGCCGACCTGACGGGGCACCCGGACACGCACGTCGACCTGTTCGCAGGCCCAGGTCACCGGCGGCTCGCCGCGGTTCGCGCTGCCATCAACTTGTACCCATTCACGGGCCGGTTGGAAGCGCATCCCGCCGTACGAGGACGACGAGGAGGACGGCGGCGAGGGCTGACGCCCCGCGCACCGGACCCGGTCGCTCACGAGTGGAGCGGCCGGGCCCGGCACATTCGGTGA
- a CDS encoding MerR family transcriptional regulator encodes MGLLTIGAFAKASRLSPKALRLYDELGLLTPVRVDPVTGYRFYAPEQLDRARLVAWLRRIGMPLARIRKVCELEAAAASQEIRAFWSEVEADTAARRDLTAFLVDQLSWKDHEMSVHSTPLTIRYAALSDTGLVRESNQDAAYAGPRLLAVADGFGTGGAPASAAAIAVLKRLDTESIPAGSLLNVLEDAVDQARHAVRDHAESGTTLTAMLWTGDRLALVHIGDSRAHLLRDGELFQITHDHTLVQSMVDEGRLTPEEAVSHPQRSLLIRALAAGTDVTPEMRLHDVRPGDRYLLCSDGLSTVVPTEEVCRVLSTITDPEQAVRELITLANRSGGPDNVSCVVADVLELG; translated from the coding sequence ATGGGATTGCTGACCATCGGTGCTTTCGCGAAGGCGTCACGACTTTCACCGAAGGCGCTGCGTCTCTACGACGAGCTCGGACTGCTGACTCCCGTCCGCGTCGACCCGGTGACCGGCTATCGCTTCTACGCCCCGGAACAACTGGACCGGGCGCGGCTGGTGGCCTGGCTCCGTCGGATCGGCATGCCTCTGGCCCGTATCCGGAAGGTGTGCGAGCTGGAGGCCGCGGCGGCGTCCCAGGAGATCCGCGCGTTCTGGAGCGAGGTCGAGGCCGACACCGCCGCACGACGGGACCTGACCGCCTTCCTCGTGGACCAACTGTCCTGGAAGGACCATGAGATGTCTGTACACAGTACGCCCCTGACCATCCGCTACGCCGCACTGTCCGACACCGGCCTGGTCCGCGAGAGCAACCAGGACGCCGCCTACGCCGGACCCCGGCTGCTCGCCGTGGCCGACGGCTTCGGAACCGGCGGAGCTCCCGCCAGCGCGGCTGCCATCGCCGTCCTCAAGCGCCTCGACACGGAGAGCATCCCGGCGGGCAGTCTCCTCAACGTCCTCGAGGACGCCGTCGACCAGGCCCGGCATGCCGTGCGCGACCACGCGGAATCGGGTACGACGCTCACCGCGATGCTGTGGACCGGAGACCGGCTGGCCCTCGTCCACATCGGCGACTCACGCGCCCATCTCCTGCGCGACGGTGAGCTCTTCCAGATCACGCACGACCACACGCTGGTGCAGTCGATGGTCGACGAGGGACGTCTCACCCCGGAGGAAGCCGTCTCGCATCCCCAGCGATCACTGCTGATACGCGCCCTGGCGGCCGGCACCGACGTCACTCCCGAGATGCGCCTGCACGACGTCCGCCCCGGCGACCGCTATCTGCTCTGCTCCGACGGCCTGTCCACGGTCGTGCCGACGGAGGAGGTCTGCCGGGTGCTCTCCACGATCACCGACCCCGAGCAGGCGGTCCGCGAACTCATCACCCTGGCCAACCGCTCCGGCGGTCCGGACAACGTCAGCTGTGTGGTGGCCGATGTGCTGGAGCTCGGCTGA
- a CDS encoding branched-chain amino acid ABC transporter substrate-binding protein — MMVRVEWPLHVVRRVAFGAATAVVLALVGWFAASWIQESRARCADGVVERGPDHECVGVTDGSYRFAKHLGAVEKKIMEENRRVEKNAGDEPYVSVAYMTSFTLTGDDSNSEESIRRELEGAYLAQYRHNRGDLSASPKLRLLIANPGSRSAHWRHTTDELIKRKGGKDRLVAVAGLGPSTDENLAALKRLSEHGIAMVASTMTATNIRDISGFVRVTPTNVDEAYAAAAYLKRQKVRTAVVVQDVAKGNLYATTLGTAFTQAFPDKAGHRLVAERMTYDSSVHGAWENELRYMPGQLCDQKPQVVYFAGRGMHLTHFLDAIANRSCQTQQFTVIAGDDTTNLTAKQLAHAAATGVRVLYTGLAHPDMHRSAPATVSAPSAAYFQKGGLLDQWFPNDPRDDGQAIMAHDAVLTAGHGIQMAARWQGNVTGDAVARMFHQMDGRQQVAGASGFISFQNNGNPRNKAVPILSLTKDGRAEFVEVSAARGKPPEAQ, encoded by the coding sequence ATGATGGTCAGAGTCGAGTGGCCGCTGCATGTCGTGCGCCGGGTTGCCTTCGGGGCGGCCACGGCCGTGGTGCTCGCGCTGGTGGGCTGGTTCGCGGCGTCCTGGATCCAGGAGAGCCGGGCACGGTGCGCGGACGGGGTCGTCGAGCGGGGCCCGGACCATGAGTGCGTGGGCGTGACGGACGGCTCGTACCGTTTCGCCAAGCACCTCGGCGCCGTCGAGAAGAAGATCATGGAGGAGAACCGCCGGGTCGAGAAGAACGCCGGTGACGAACCGTACGTCAGCGTCGCCTACATGACCTCCTTCACGCTCACCGGCGACGACAGCAATTCCGAGGAGTCGATACGGCGGGAGCTGGAGGGCGCCTATCTGGCCCAGTACCGGCACAACCGCGGTGACCTCTCCGCCTCGCCCAAGCTGAGGCTGCTCATCGCCAACCCGGGCAGTCGCTCGGCGCACTGGCGGCACACCACCGACGAGCTGATCAAGCGCAAGGGCGGCAAGGACCGGCTGGTCGCCGTCGCCGGCCTCGGGCCCAGCACCGACGAGAACCTGGCCGCGCTGAAGCGGCTGTCCGAGCACGGCATCGCGATGGTCGCCAGCACGATGACCGCCACCAACATAAGGGACATAAGCGGTTTCGTACGGGTCACGCCGACCAATGTCGACGAGGCCTATGCGGCGGCGGCCTATCTGAAGCGGCAGAAGGTCCGTACCGCGGTGGTGGTGCAGGACGTCGCCAAGGGCAATCTGTACGCCACCACGCTCGGCACGGCCTTCACCCAGGCCTTCCCGGACAAGGCGGGGCACCGGCTCGTCGCGGAGCGCATGACGTACGACTCCTCGGTGCATGGCGCCTGGGAGAACGAACTGCGCTACATGCCCGGCCAGTTGTGCGACCAGAAGCCGCAGGTCGTCTACTTCGCGGGGCGGGGCATGCACCTCACCCACTTCCTCGACGCGATCGCCAACCGGTCATGCCAGACACAGCAGTTCACAGTCATCGCCGGGGACGACACCACCAATCTCACCGCGAAACAGCTGGCCCACGCGGCTGCCACGGGCGTACGGGTCCTCTACACCGGCCTCGCCCACCCCGACATGCACCGGAGCGCGCCCGCCACGGTCTCCGCGCCCTCGGCGGCGTACTTCCAGAAGGGCGGACTGCTTGACCAGTGGTTCCCCAACGATCCGCGCGACGACGGTCAGGCCATCATGGCCCATGACGCGGTGCTCACCGCCGGGCACGGCATCCAGATGGCGGCCCGGTGGCAGGGCAATGTCACGGGTGACGCCGTGGCCCGGATGTTCCACCAGATGGACGGGCGTCAGCAGGTCGCCGGCGCGAGCGGCTTCATCTCCTTCCAGAACAACGGAAACCCGCGCAACAAAGCCGTCCCGATCCTCAGCCTGACCAAAGACGGCCGGGCGGAGTTCGTCGAGGTGTCCGCCGCCCGCGGCAAGCCGCCGGAGGCACAGTGA
- a CDS encoding M23 family metallopeptidase yields the protein MRSIRIALLGLMALVGGLLMATPAQAAPLFKAPFACGQTWTYSHHSTEVREALDFVRSDGGTTNGSPVLASAAGTATQHYQASGAGNYIKIDHGGGWQTYYFHLSAFSVASGAYVSQGQQIGTTGSTGNSSGAHIHYEQLYNGVGQKIKINGTSLAYPSSYGSYHLTSDNGCGTSKYWVDTFANATGYAQPNTNDPQGVLNAGTNYVYCKVWGQEIRGANGTYNHWWLKTDLDTTYAGKNGRGAYVSAYYLSRWGNDEARDNNGSVIPNC from the coding sequence TTGCGATCGATACGCATTGCCCTGCTGGGCCTCATGGCCCTCGTGGGCGGCCTGCTCATGGCGACGCCCGCGCAGGCGGCGCCCCTCTTCAAAGCCCCCTTCGCCTGTGGCCAGACATGGACGTACAGTCACCACTCGACCGAGGTCCGGGAGGCGCTGGACTTCGTCCGCAGTGACGGCGGCACCACCAACGGCTCGCCCGTGCTCGCCTCAGCCGCCGGAACCGCCACCCAGCACTATCAGGCGAGCGGCGCCGGCAACTACATCAAGATCGACCATGGCGGCGGCTGGCAGACGTACTACTTCCACCTGAGCGCCTTCTCCGTCGCCAGCGGCGCGTATGTCAGCCAGGGGCAGCAGATCGGCACCACCGGCAGCACCGGCAACAGCTCCGGCGCGCACATCCACTACGAGCAGCTCTACAACGGCGTCGGCCAGAAGATCAAGATCAACGGAACCTCGCTCGCCTACCCCAGTTCGTACGGCAGCTACCACCTGACCAGCGACAACGGCTGCGGCACCAGCAAGTACTGGGTCGACACCTTCGCCAACGCCACGGGCTACGCGCAGCCGAACACCAACGACCCGCAGGGTGTGCTGAACGCGGGAACCAACTACGTGTACTGCAAGGTGTGGGGCCAGGAGATCCGCGGCGCGAACGGCACCTACAACCACTGGTGGCTGAAGACAGACCTCGACACCACCTACGCGGGCAAGAACGGGCGTGGAGCGTACGTCTCCGCGTACTACTTGTCGCGCTGGGGCAACGACGAAGCGCGTGACAACAACGGCAGCGTGATCCCGAACTGCTGA